The following proteins are co-located in the Candidatus Methylomirabilota bacterium genome:
- a CDS encoding cupin domain-containing protein: protein MKQALVVVAVLAGALWPATGRAQLPVSQVVLENASVRITVLTFAPGGATGRHQGIEAEIGIVIEGQLTVESPTGRQSLQPSGVYWMPGLTPHDVRNESNRPAKLWDIFLKRCD from the coding sequence ATGAAGCAGGCGCTCGTGGTGGTGGCGGTCCTCGCCGGGGCCCTGTGGCCGGCCACGGGGCGGGCTCAGCTCCCCGTGAGCCAGGTGGTCCTCGAGAACGCGTCGGTCCGCATCACCGTCCTCACCTTCGCGCCCGGCGGGGCCACCGGCCGTCACCAGGGGATCGAGGCGGAGATCGGGATCGTCATCGAGGGCCAGCTGACGGTGGAGAGTCCGACCGGACGGCAGAGCCTCCAGCCCAGCGGAGTCTACTGGATGCCCGGCCTCACCCCCCACGATGTCCGCAACGAGTCGAACCGCCCGGCGAAGCTCTGGGACATCTTCCTCAAGCGCTGCGACTGA
- a CDS encoding chromate resistance protein ChrB domain-containing protein translates to MAWLVLILGFPVHPSSVRVKAWRRLRGIGAVPLKNAVHLLPFTAENQEHFQWLAQEVQKDGGEATLLTVDQIQTMKPAEVVRLFQQARDQDYRALAERYRKILRGLDRAATGRTAARREEELARLARDLERIREIDFFDAPGSQEVTRLRETIEMRRHPRAAKAAASQPATPLETLRGRRWVTRPRPHVDRIGSAWLIKRFIDPDAQFVFARPEEFPEDAIPFDALGAEFGHQGEDCTFETLLKRSGRRDRRLAQLAEIVHEVDLRDQKFSRDEARGLDLTIRGLLATLKDDQEVLTHGVVLFDGLYAALGDRK, encoded by the coding sequence GTGGCCTGGCTGGTCCTGATCCTCGGTTTTCCCGTCCACCCGTCGAGTGTGCGGGTCAAGGCCTGGCGGCGACTCCGGGGTATCGGGGCGGTCCCACTCAAGAACGCGGTCCATCTCCTCCCGTTCACCGCCGAGAACCAGGAGCACTTCCAGTGGCTCGCGCAGGAGGTGCAGAAGGACGGGGGCGAGGCGACGTTGCTCACGGTCGACCAGATCCAGACCATGAAGCCGGCCGAGGTCGTGCGCCTGTTCCAGCAGGCGCGCGACCAGGACTACCGCGCGCTGGCCGAGCGCTACCGGAAGATCCTCCGCGGCCTGGACCGGGCCGCCACGGGCCGGACCGCCGCCCGGCGGGAGGAGGAGCTGGCCCGGCTCGCCCGCGATCTCGAGCGGATCCGGGAGATCGACTTCTTCGACGCGCCGGGCTCCCAGGAGGTGACGCGGTTGCGCGAGACGATCGAGATGCGGCGGCATCCCCGGGCGGCCAAGGCGGCGGCCAGTCAGCCGGCGACCCCGCTTGAGACCCTCCGGGGCCGGCGCTGGGTGACCCGCCCCCGCCCGCACGTCGACCGGATCGGGTCGGCCTGGTTGATCAAGCGCTTCATCGATCCCGACGCCCAGTTCGTCTTCGCGCGCCCCGAGGAGTTCCCCGAGGATGCCATCCCGTTCGACGCGCTCGGGGCGGAGTTCGGCCATCAAGGGGAGGACTGCACCTTCGAGACGCTCCTGAAGCGGAGCGGGCGGCGGGACCGCCGGCTGGCGCAGCTCGCCGAGATCGTCCACGAGGTCGACCTGCGTGACCAGAAGTTCAGTCGGGACGAGGCCCGCGGCCTCGACCTGACGATCCGCGGTCTCCTGGCGACACTGAAGGACGACCAGGAGGTCTTGACCCACGGCGTGGTCCTCTTCGACGGCCTCTACGCGGCGCTGGGTGACCGGAAGTGA